GCTGAAACAGCAGCAGCCAGCCCTGCACCGCCTCCACCCGCTACGACAATATCTGTCTGATAATCCCATTTTTCAGGAGCTGATAAATTTGGCAGGGGTTTGGCATTTAAGTGCTTTTCGGCTTTATTGTCTTTTACCATAGAGCTTTTACCGGCTGTTTTTGTCCCTGTTTCCGTCATTGTCGCACAACCTATAAGGCCGGCACCGCCTGCTCCTGCGACTGTCAGAGCACCTTTCAAGAAACCTCTTCTGGATAAGCTTTTAGACGATTTTGCCTCCAAGGATTCCCGGCTTATGCTTTCAGCACTCTTTTTTTTCTCATTTGTAGGCTTCTTCATTATTTATTCCTCCGTATTATTGATTACTATAATAACCTTCTTTGACATTTTATTCTATAATCACCAATAACTGATCAGTATCAACAGTATCCTTATTTTTGACTTTAATTTCCTTTACTGTCCCTTTTGAAGAAGTATAAATGGAATTTTCCATTTTCATTGCCTCAAGAATTAGCAGTTCATCATCTTCTGCTACCATATCTCCTTCTTTAACCAGTATCTCCAGAATAACTCCCTGCATCGGAGAACGAACTTCCTTAATCATTATAAATACCTCCAGTCTACTTTCGCTATAATATATACTATTTAAAAAACCAACAATAAAATCAGTAGGGATCTTTCACAGGAATAAGTTTATCACCATCCATATATCCCTTCGGTTACAATTTTTGTTTTGGTTCGGCAATTACTATGATGGTCTGTTATGCCCCGGCGATTTGTCTGACAATATCAGAATTTTCAATCCATAAAGCTTTCTGGAGACAACTGCAAACACACAGACCGCAGCCCTCGCATTTTTCCTTTTCTATTTCTGCTATAGCATCCACTTTTATTGCTCCCCAGTTACAGACTTCTTCACACACACCGCAGCCAACACATTTTTGCTCATTTATCGAAACTACAATCCTGCCCTTAGTTTTTTCATATGCGCCAACAACCTCATCGTAAGCAAGGATTTTAGGAATGATACATCCTTTCATTTCTTCAATAGAAGCAAAACCTTTAGAATCCATATAATCTGATAAATTTCGTTTTAATTTTCTAATTAACCCCATACCTTTTCGCAGAAAAACAGTCTGGGCCTGAACAGAACTTGCACCATACATGATAAACTCTACAATATCACTCCAAGTCTGCGTTCCACCGCTAACAGACACATGAATATCCTGATATTGGTCACGCTGACTTAAAAGAGCCACAAAATTTGCATGTTTTGCTGCTTTAGAGCCGGAAAGAAATACTGATGAGGGAATTACAGGCTCAATTTTATCGAGTTGTATGCCGGGAGAAGCCGGAAAAACCGTGGCTATTGTCATCCAATCCAATTCAGCTTTCTTAGGGATCTTAAGAGGAGATTGCCCCAATGGCTTAAACATCATTTTCACACCTAAAGGAATTTCAACTGATCTTTTTACCTCACTACAGATTTCTTCAATAATAGGAGCATAAAACGAGAATTTTTCCAAGTGATGGTGAAGTGGGTATGGCAAAGGACAACCAAGCAAAATCTCAACCGCCTTGGCACCCGCTTCTTGAAGTAATTTGGCTCCCTTAATATAACCTTCAACGGATAAGGCCATTATACTGGCTATAACAGGGGTTTTAATCTCTTTAATATTGTCTTTGAACCATTTTGCCCATGCTTCAAGCGGCATGGGAGATAATCCGGATATAGATAAAATCCCGTTGCCGGCAGGATAGAAACCGGCTCGCGCATCGGGAAACAAGCCGGTTGAGTTAGGACTTACAACCTTTTTATATTCATTCTCCAGAAAACTGCTTTTTGTTATTACAGCTCCCGCTCCATACCGGATACATCTTTTGACGTCATCACCTGTTCTGGTCAAATGACCGGAGGAAATAATAATGGGGTTTTCAAGCTCCAGATTACCCATCATTACCTTTAAATCAGTCATTAAATACCTCTTTAACCGGCTTTACAAAATCAAATTTGATGGACTTACAAAAAGTCTATCCAGTTATAGCGCATCCGGGCAACCGCATTTTGGAATTAATGTTTTCTTAGATGTAGCCGGTGCGCTCTCAGCTTACAACCCCCTGCCCCCCTTTGTTAAGGGGGAATTAAAAGCAAGTGCAGGTCCAATTATGCTTATTAATGCACATTGGATGGGGTAACTATCCAAATAATTCCCCCTTAGAAAAGGGGGATAAAGGGGGTTGTAAAAATAAAATTCTATGCTACCTTTCTTTTGTTTTTAGCATTATCTAAAACAAGAAAGAACTGTTCCAACTTCTTTTTAAGTTCCTCTTCCACAGCTGCAGAATTCTCCATAACATCAACATCTACGGTCAGGGTAGAGATTCCGGCCTTTTCTCTTAACTGATCCTTTATCAGCCGGGATACCGCACCGCACATACGGCAATTGGTATTAAAAAAGTTTACCGCACCATCCACCCCGCTTTGTATTGAATCGTTAATAATCATATCTGAAAACACTTCATACGGCCCATAGAACCCATGGTATGGCTCAGTATAGAAAATTCTGGCAAGGGCTTCTATCGGTTTTAAAGGGTCTATCTTTGCA
This Pseudomonadota bacterium DNA region includes the following protein-coding sequences:
- a CDS encoding 4Fe-4S binding protein, whose protein sequence is MTDLKVMMGNLELENPIIISSGHLTRTGDDVKRCIRYGAGAVITKSSFLENEYKKVVSPNSTGLFPDARAGFYPAGNGILSISGLSPMPLEAWAKWFKDNIKEIKTPVIASIMALSVEGYIKGAKLLQEAGAKAVEILLGCPLPYPLHHHLEKFSFYAPIIEEICSEVKRSVEIPLGVKMMFKPLGQSPLKIPKKAELDWMTIATVFPASPGIQLDKIEPVIPSSVFLSGSKAAKHANFVALLSQRDQYQDIHVSVSGGTQTWSDIVEFIMYGASSVQAQTVFLRKGMGLIRKLKRNLSDYMDSKGFASIEEMKGCIIPKILAYDEVVGAYEKTKGRIVVSINEQKCVGCGVCEEVCNWGAIKVDAIAEIEKEKCEGCGLCVCSCLQKALWIENSDIVRQIAGA
- a CDS encoding acetyl-CoA carboxylase biotin carboxyl carrier protein subunit, encoding MIKEVRSPMQGVILEILVKEGDMVAEDDELLILEAMKMENSIYTSSKGTVKEIKVKNKDTVDTDQLLVIIE